From the Gordonia bronchialis DSM 43247 genome, one window contains:
- a CDS encoding cytochrome P450 has translation MTTSTSTAGPQTPPTAAPPAVRLPKAIAGVGFIASRRRVLRFWQRRLGDTFSLDLPIFGSCVIISDPTLAKQLFTAGDKVHNVQPNLGRVLGDGSVFSLEGNQHRLRRKLLTPPLHGKRIRTYESIIEEETLAEISTWPTDRTFATLEPMMRITLNVILRAVFGAAGTDLDDLRRIIPPLVEAGSRAATLPPLPPVLRRVDPYHRLAIRRTEYQRVIGDLIARSRDDANLADRDDILALLVSSRYDDGSPMSDADIADELLTLLAAGHETTATTLAWAFERLSRNPGALDRLVAEVDEGGSQWRHAVISEVQRSRPVIDLAGRHVVADALELGPWRIPRGRNVIVAISLLHDDSRVFTDPERFDPSRFIDATPSAAWLPFGGGTRRCIGAAFATMEMEVVLRTVMRELVVEPTTARSERWHSRGVAYAPRRGGRIAVRRR, from the coding sequence ATGACCACCAGCACATCGACGGCCGGTCCGCAGACCCCGCCCACCGCCGCGCCGCCGGCGGTCCGGCTCCCCAAGGCGATCGCCGGCGTCGGATTCATCGCCTCCCGACGCCGCGTGCTGCGCTTCTGGCAGCGCCGCCTCGGCGACACCTTCTCCCTCGACCTCCCGATCTTCGGATCTTGCGTGATCATCTCCGATCCGACACTGGCCAAGCAGTTGTTCACCGCGGGCGACAAGGTGCACAACGTGCAACCCAACCTCGGCCGCGTTCTCGGCGACGGTTCGGTGTTCTCTCTCGAGGGCAATCAGCACCGGCTGCGCCGCAAGCTGCTCACGCCTCCCCTACACGGCAAACGGATCCGGACATACGAGTCGATCATCGAGGAGGAGACCCTCGCCGAGATCTCGACCTGGCCGACGGACCGCACGTTCGCCACTCTCGAGCCGATGATGCGGATCACGCTCAACGTGATCCTGCGTGCCGTATTCGGCGCTGCCGGAACCGATCTCGACGATCTGCGCCGCATCATCCCACCGCTTGTGGAAGCCGGATCGCGGGCTGCGACCCTACCGCCGCTGCCCCCGGTGCTGCGACGTGTCGATCCCTATCACCGGCTCGCCATCCGCCGGACGGAGTATCAGCGCGTCATCGGTGACCTCATCGCCCGCTCACGCGACGACGCGAATCTCGCCGACCGGGACGACATCCTCGCCCTCCTGGTGAGCAGCCGCTACGACGACGGTTCCCCGATGTCCGACGCCGACATCGCCGACGAGTTGCTCACCCTGCTCGCCGCCGGGCACGAGACCACGGCCACCACACTGGCGTGGGCCTTCGAGCGACTCTCCCGCAATCCCGGCGCACTCGACCGCCTGGTGGCCGAGGTCGACGAGGGTGGCAGCCAATGGCGGCATGCCGTCATCTCCGAGGTGCAGCGTTCCCGGCCGGTCATCGATCTGGCCGGTCGGCACGTGGTCGCCGACGCGCTCGAACTCGGTCCGTGGCGCATCCCGCGTGGTCGCAACGTCATCGTCGCCATCTCCCTGCTGCACGACGACAGCCGGGTGTTCACCGATCCGGAACGCTTTGATCCGAGCCGGTTCATCGACGCCACACCGTCGGCCGCCTGGCTGCCCTTCGGCGGCGGGACGCGCCGGTGCATCGGCGCCGCGTTCGCCACGATGGAGATGGAGGTGGTGCTGCGCACGGTGATGCGTGAGCTCGTGGTCGAACCGACCACCGCACGCTCGGAACGCTGGCATTCCCGCGGAGTCGCCTACGCCCCGCGCCGGGGCGGTCGCATCGCCGTCCGGCGCCGCTGA
- a CDS encoding transglycosylase family protein, whose protein sequence is MSMTKLVARAAVVGALTAAPFGLLATTASADTHNWDAVAQCESGGNWAINTGNGYYGGLQFTQSTWEANGGSGSASNASREEQIRVAENVLATQGPGAWPVCGQYL, encoded by the coding sequence ATGAGCATGACGAAACTCGTCGCTCGCGCTGCCGTCGTCGGCGCGCTGACCGCTGCCCCGTTCGGCCTGCTGGCCACCACCGCCTCGGCGGACACCCACAACTGGGACGCCGTCGCCCAGTGCGAGAGCGGCGGCAACTGGGCCATCAACACCGGCAACGGCTACTACGGTGGCCTGCAGTTCACCCAGAGCACCTGGGAAGCCAACGGTGGTAGTGGATCCGCCAGCAACGCATCGCGTGAGGAGCAGATCCGGGTGGCCGAGAACGTTCTCGCCACCCAGGGACCGGGCGCATGGCCCGTCTGCGGCCAGTACCTCTGA
- a CDS encoding YbdD/YjiX family protein, with product MSLNVRRHVAGIGRYIGDLMGDRHYQYYLEHHRRHHPDDPPMSEREYWRTRHAAQDRSPQGRCC from the coding sequence ATGAGCCTCAATGTGCGCCGGCACGTCGCCGGAATCGGGCGCTACATCGGCGATCTGATGGGTGACCGGCACTACCAGTACTACCTCGAGCATCATCGTCGTCACCATCCCGACGATCCGCCGATGTCCGAGCGGGAGTACTGGCGCACCCGGCACGCCGCGCAGGATCGGTCGCCACAGGGACGATGCTGCTGA
- a CDS encoding acyl-CoA dehydrogenase family protein, protein MDMNWSEADTAFRDEVRAFLDEKLTPDLRAAGTLRTSVYADHEASMTWQAILHERGWAAPAWPVEYGGCDWSLTQHYIFSRESILAGAPALSPMGIRMVSHAIMAFGTQEQKDFFLPGILDGSVFFCQGYSEPESGSDLASLSMAAVSDGDDLVVTGSKIWTTHAAEANWIFCLVRTSRLERKQQGITFLLIDMNSPGVEVQPLVFASGEQVQAQVFFDGVRVPKKNVLGKMDDGWTVAKYLLVFERGGGAAAPALQVMAETLGQDAAHVTAPNGGPLSEDPAFVHKLADLKVRAKILEVLEYRALAAMSSGKDPGSIASMLKILGTELSQEITTLALEAAGPHGRVFQPHATRPGGPIFQYTAPTDGYVSGEAWQAVAPLHYFNDRAGSIYAGSNEIQRNILAKAALGL, encoded by the coding sequence ATGGACATGAACTGGTCGGAGGCCGACACCGCGTTTCGCGACGAGGTCCGCGCCTTCCTCGACGAGAAACTGACGCCCGACCTGCGTGCCGCGGGCACCCTCCGGACGAGTGTCTACGCCGACCACGAGGCGTCGATGACCTGGCAGGCGATCCTGCACGAGCGCGGCTGGGCCGCACCGGCCTGGCCGGTCGAGTACGGCGGTTGCGATTGGTCGCTCACCCAGCACTACATCTTCAGCCGCGAGTCCATCCTCGCCGGCGCTCCTGCCCTGTCCCCCATGGGAATTCGCATGGTGTCGCACGCCATCATGGCCTTCGGCACCCAGGAGCAGAAGGACTTCTTCCTACCCGGAATCCTCGACGGCAGCGTGTTCTTCTGCCAGGGCTACTCCGAGCCGGAATCCGGCTCCGACCTCGCCTCGCTGTCGATGGCCGCGGTCAGCGACGGCGACGATCTGGTGGTGACCGGCAGCAAGATCTGGACCACCCACGCCGCCGAGGCCAATTGGATCTTCTGTCTGGTCCGCACCTCACGACTCGAGCGCAAGCAGCAGGGCATCACCTTCCTGCTGATCGACATGAACTCCCCCGGGGTCGAGGTGCAGCCGCTGGTGTTCGCGTCCGGTGAGCAGGTGCAGGCGCAGGTCTTCTTCGACGGTGTGCGCGTCCCCAAGAAGAACGTGCTCGGAAAGATGGACGACGGCTGGACCGTCGCGAAGTATCTGCTGGTCTTTGAGCGTGGTGGCGGCGCTGCGGCTCCGGCCCTGCAGGTCATGGCCGAGACCCTCGGACAGGACGCGGCACATGTGACTGCGCCGAACGGCGGTCCACTGTCCGAGGACCCTGCCTTCGTCCACAAGCTCGCCGACCTCAAGGTGCGCGCCAAGATCCTCGAGGTGCTCGAGTACCGGGCACTCGCCGCCATGAGTTCCGGCAAGGATCCGGGGTCGATCGCGTCGATGCTCAAGATCCTCGGAACCGAACTGAGCCAGGAGATCACCACCCTGGCGCTGGAGGCAGCCGGACCACACGGTCGCGTCTTCCAGCCGCATGCCACACGTCCGGGCGGCCCGATCTTCCAGTACACCGCCCCCACCGACGGTTACGTCAGTGGCGAAGCGTGGCAGGCCGTCGCCCCCCTGCACTACTTCAATGACCGGGCCGGCTCGATCTACGCCGGCAGCAACGAAATCCAGCGCAACATCCTGGCCAAAGCCGCTCTGGGTCTGTAA
- a CDS encoding acyl-CoA thioesterase produces the protein MDTTDTTDTTDTTDETAAATTEDGAVPSTEADRTTLSMSLLMTPDMANFAGNVHGGTLLKLLDQVAYACASRYSRRYAVTLSVDRVIFREPIRVGELLILSASINYTGRTSMEVGIRVETENIHTGVRRHTNSCYFTMVATDDDGKPHPVPQLLPRNDIEVRRYQQAQERRNALRSAR, from the coding sequence ATGGACACCACTGACACCACCGACACGACCGACACCACCGACGAGACGGCAGCTGCCACCACCGAGGACGGGGCGGTCCCGTCCACCGAGGCCGATCGCACCACTTTGTCCATGTCGCTTCTGATGACACCGGACATGGCGAACTTCGCCGGCAATGTCCACGGTGGCACTCTGCTCAAACTGCTCGATCAGGTCGCGTACGCGTGCGCGAGCCGCTATTCGCGGCGCTACGCGGTGACGTTGTCGGTGGACCGGGTCATCTTCCGCGAACCGATCCGGGTCGGTGAACTGCTCATCCTGTCGGCGTCGATCAACTACACCGGTCGCACCTCGATGGAGGTGGGCATTCGGGTGGAGACCGAGAACATCCACACCGGCGTGCGCCGCCACACCAACAGCTGCTATTTCACGATGGTCGCCACCGACGACGACGGCAAACCACATCCGGTACCGCAATTGTTGCCGCGCAACGACATCGAGGTGCGGCGCTACCAACAGGCGCAAGAACGCCGGAATGCACTGCGATCGGCACGCTGA
- a CDS encoding enoyl-CoA hydratase has protein sequence MSDSEAGDTANGERAAVESVVDGPLGVITLTQARRRNPLSSAVMREISAALTGFDDDPAVRVVIIRALGPAFSAGHDLTELVDRTLDDEKAVFDTCVEMMRTVHRIRQPVIAEVAGMAFAAGCQLVATCDLAIAGRSARFSTPGVRIGLFCSTPMVALTRAIGRKRAMHMLLTGDPIDAETAADWGLIGSVVDDDELESTVRELATRIASSSASTVSIGKQAFYRQIELDEDAAYDLMSDTMATNAVTCDAQEGIGAFLAKREPVWLDR, from the coding sequence ATGAGTGACAGCGAAGCGGGCGACACGGCGAACGGCGAACGTGCGGCGGTTGAGTCGGTGGTCGACGGCCCGCTGGGCGTCATCACGCTGACGCAGGCCCGGCGGCGTAACCCGCTGTCCTCGGCGGTCATGCGCGAGATCTCCGCGGCGCTGACCGGATTCGACGACGATCCCGCGGTGCGGGTGGTGATCATCCGCGCGCTGGGACCCGCGTTCTCCGCGGGACACGACCTGACCGAACTCGTCGACCGCACCCTCGACGACGAGAAGGCCGTCTTCGACACCTGTGTCGAGATGATGCGGACCGTCCACCGCATCCGGCAACCCGTGATCGCGGAGGTGGCGGGTATGGCGTTCGCGGCCGGATGCCAGTTGGTGGCCACCTGTGATCTCGCAATCGCCGGTCGCTCAGCGCGGTTCAGCACACCCGGGGTGCGGATCGGGCTCTTCTGCTCGACTCCGATGGTCGCCCTGACCCGCGCGATCGGCCGCAAGCGGGCCATGCACATGCTGCTCACCGGCGATCCCATCGATGCCGAGACCGCCGCGGACTGGGGACTGATCGGCAGCGTCGTCGACGACGACGAGCTGGAATCGACCGTGCGCGAACTGGCCACCCGGATCGCATCGTCGAGCGCGTCGACGGTGTCGATCGGTAAGCAGGCCTTCTACCGGCAGATCGAGCTCGACGAGGATGCCGCGTACGACCTCATGTCGGACACCATGGCGACCAATGCGGTGACCTGCGACGCCCAGGAGGGAATCGGGGCGTTCCTCGCGAAACGAGAGCCGGTGTGGCTGGACAGGTGA
- a CDS encoding carbon starvation CstA family protein, with translation MTVTTKRPDSADISYVSTDPDLPPVAIIDRSPMTLTKKIIFAVVALIGAVAWAIVAFVRGESVNAVWFVVAAICTYVIAYRFYARLIEMKIVQPRDDHATPAEVLDNAQDYMPTDRRVLFGHHFAAIAGAGPLVGPVLAAQMGYLPGTIWIIIGAVLAGCVQDYLVLSISMRRRGRSLGQMARDELGAIGGTAAIVAVFVIMIILIAVLALVVVNALADSPWGVFSIAMTIPIALFMGVYLRFLRPGRVSEISAIGVVLLLAAIVAGRYVGESSWGHDWFSLSPVVLSWCIILYGVAAAILPVWLLLAPRDYLSTFMKVGTIALLAIGILIVQPVMKAPAVSEFAWNGKGPAFSGALFPFLFITIACGALSGFHALISSGTTPKLLAKEGQARIIGYGGMLTESSVAIMALITACILDQHVYFGMNAPKNLTQGTAQGAADYVNGLGVSGEPITAEHFEQAAQGVGEASIVSKTGGAPTLAMGMADTLQQAIGGESLRAFWYHFAIMFEALFILTTVDAGTRVARFMLSDGLGNLPGAKRFKDPSWRPGAWLCTVIVVAAWGSILLMGVTDPLGGINTLFPLFGIANQLLAAVALTVVTVIMVKKTLYKWIWIPAVPLVWDLIVTMTASWQKIFSANPSIGYWAQHSDFVDARDQGLTTFKTAKNADEIDAVIRNTFVQGTLSIVFAVLVLIVAIAGAALCVKSIRAGGLPTTEDEPVPSRIFAPSGLIETPAERAIEKEWAAHHARERTRGADPHAESAAGESG, from the coding sequence ATGACCGTCACCACCAAGCGACCGGACAGCGCCGACATCTCTTACGTCAGCACCGATCCCGACCTGCCCCCGGTCGCCATCATCGATCGCAGCCCGATGACGTTGACCAAGAAGATCATCTTCGCGGTCGTCGCTCTCATCGGTGCGGTTGCCTGGGCGATCGTCGCCTTCGTCCGGGGCGAGTCGGTCAACGCGGTCTGGTTCGTGGTCGCCGCGATCTGCACCTATGTGATCGCCTACCGCTTCTATGCGCGGCTGATCGAGATGAAGATCGTGCAGCCGCGCGACGACCATGCGACGCCGGCCGAGGTGCTCGACAACGCGCAGGACTACATGCCGACCGACCGGCGCGTGCTGTTCGGTCATCACTTCGCCGCGATCGCCGGCGCCGGCCCGCTGGTGGGGCCGGTGCTCGCCGCGCAGATGGGCTATCTGCCGGGCACCATCTGGATCATCATCGGCGCCGTCCTCGCCGGCTGTGTGCAGGACTACCTCGTATTGTCGATCTCGATGCGACGACGCGGCCGCAGCCTGGGCCAGATGGCCCGCGACGAACTCGGAGCAATCGGTGGGACGGCCGCGATCGTCGCCGTCTTCGTCATCATGATCATCCTGATCGCGGTCCTCGCCCTGGTGGTGGTCAACGCGCTCGCGGACAGCCCATGGGGCGTCTTCTCGATCGCCATGACCATCCCCATCGCGTTGTTCATGGGCGTCTATCTCCGTTTTCTCCGTCCCGGCCGGGTCAGCGAGATCTCGGCGATCGGCGTGGTCCTGCTGCTGGCGGCGATCGTCGCCGGCCGATACGTCGGCGAATCCTCGTGGGGCCACGACTGGTTCAGTCTGTCCCCGGTGGTGCTCAGCTGGTGCATCATCCTCTACGGCGTCGCCGCGGCGATCCTGCCGGTGTGGCTGCTGCTCGCCCCGCGCGACTATCTGTCCACCTTCATGAAGGTGGGCACCATCGCGCTGCTGGCGATCGGCATCCTCATCGTGCAGCCCGTGATGAAGGCTCCCGCGGTCAGCGAATTCGCGTGGAACGGCAAGGGTCCGGCGTTCTCCGGGGCGCTGTTCCCCTTCCTGTTCATCACCATCGCCTGCGGTGCCCTGTCCGGTTTTCACGCGCTCATCTCCTCGGGCACCACGCCCAAACTCCTGGCCAAGGAGGGACAGGCGCGGATCATCGGTTATGGCGGCATGCTCACCGAGTCGTCCGTGGCGATCATGGCGCTGATCACCGCGTGCATTCTCGATCAGCACGTCTACTTCGGCATGAACGCCCCCAAGAACCTCACCCAGGGCACCGCGCAGGGGGCCGCCGACTACGTGAACGGTCTCGGCGTGTCGGGTGAACCCATCACCGCCGAACACTTCGAGCAGGCCGCACAGGGTGTCGGTGAGGCCAGCATCGTGTCCAAGACCGGTGGTGCCCCGACCCTCGCGATGGGCATGGCGGACACTCTGCAGCAGGCGATCGGCGGAGAGTCGTTGCGCGCCTTCTGGTATCACTTTGCGATCATGTTCGAGGCGCTGTTCATCCTCACCACGGTCGACGCCGGGACCCGGGTGGCCCGATTCATGCTCTCCGACGGTCTCGGTAACCTGCCCGGGGCCAAGCGATTCAAGGATCCGTCCTGGCGCCCGGGGGCGTGGCTGTGCACCGTGATCGTGGTGGCCGCCTGGGGTTCCATCCTGCTGATGGGTGTCACTGATCCGCTCGGCGGCATCAACACGTTGTTCCCGCTGTTCGGCATCGCCAATCAGTTGCTCGCCGCGGTGGCCCTCACCGTTGTCACCGTCATCATGGTGAAAAAGACGCTCTACAAATGGATCTGGATACCGGCCGTACCTCTCGTCTGGGATCTGATCGTGACGATGACGGCGTCGTGGCAGAAGATCTTCTCGGCCAACCCCTCGATCGGCTACTGGGCACAGCACAGCGATTTCGTGGATGCCCGTGATCAGGGACTCACCACTTTCAAGACCGCCAAGAACGCCGATGAGATCGACGCCGTCATCCGTAACACGTTTGTGCAGGGAACCCTGTCGATCGTGTTCGCGGTGCTCGTCCTGATCGTCGCGATCGCCGGTGCCGCACTCTGTGTCAAGTCGATTCGTGCCGGTGGGCTACCGACCACCGAGGACGAGCCCGTTCCGTCGCGGATCTTCGCACCGAGCGGTCTCATCGAGACTCCCGCGGAGCGTGCCATCGAGAAGGAGTGGGCCGCTCATCATGCGCGGGAACGAACCCGAGGTGCCGATCCGCACGCCGAGTCCGCCGCCGGAGAATCCGGATGA
- a CDS encoding TetR/AcrR family transcriptional regulator → MSSIESAAAPLDLATDGSVRGRLLDAMLTCIGDRGYRDSTVADVVRVARTSRRTFYQEFDDKQDCFVELLRVANEATIRHIVDRIDAAAPWRTQIRQAVTAYAAINDSRRALTLSWIRDLPALGAAATPTSSVQQMKAEAMESWITLFTDITSTEVMLAAGITPMSREIAVVLWGGIRELTANAVEAGQPLAAIVEPAVTACVALVRAERESA, encoded by the coding sequence ATGTCGAGTATCGAGTCAGCCGCCGCGCCGCTGGATCTGGCGACGGATGGGTCGGTCCGTGGCCGGCTTCTCGACGCAATGCTCACCTGCATCGGCGATCGCGGGTACCGCGACTCCACCGTCGCCGACGTCGTGCGGGTGGCGCGGACGTCGCGTCGAACGTTCTATCAGGAGTTCGACGACAAACAGGACTGCTTCGTCGAACTCCTCCGCGTGGCCAACGAGGCGACGATCCGCCACATCGTCGACAGGATCGACGCGGCGGCCCCCTGGCGGACGCAGATCCGTCAGGCGGTGACCGCCTACGCGGCGATCAACGACAGCCGGCGCGCCTTGACCCTCAGCTGGATTCGGGACCTACCGGCGCTGGGTGCCGCGGCGACGCCGACGTCTTCGGTGCAGCAGATGAAGGCCGAGGCCATGGAATCGTGGATCACGCTGTTCACCGACATCACCTCGACCGAGGTGATGCTGGCCGCCGGTATCACGCCGATGTCGCGCGAGATCGCCGTCGTTCTCTGGGGCGGCATCCGGGAGTTGACGGCCAACGCGGTGGAGGCCGGCCAACCGCTTGCCGCCATCGTCGAACCGGCGGTCACGGCATGCGTCGCGCTTGTTCGTGCCGAGCGTGAGAGTGCCTGA
- a CDS encoding AI-2E family transporter: MARCGGIKSVASLVGPLFLALMLTVAVAPIPSWLRRKGWPTWASFLVTLALVYGILIGLFASLVFSVARLATILPTYSAKFNDLVGDFKSFLTSHGVSEDKVHAILSNVDSSKVISVVTDLLSSTLSITSALILILALLLFMAADAVGYDDRMETLRRTRPDIAAAFSSFSRGTRSYLWVSTVFGLIVAVLDTGALALMSVPLPVLWGLLSFITNYIPNIGFVIGVIPPALLALLDGGPDKMLLVIIVYSVINVIIQSVIQPKFVGDAVGLSTTLTFVSLRFWSWVIGPLGAILAVPLTMMAKALLIDIDPATRWADVLLSSSSPRKPDDDAAESTATADDPPGGDPDVPPGTVASTP, from the coding sequence ATGGCTCGTTGCGGCGGCATCAAGTCCGTTGCGTCGCTCGTCGGCCCGTTGTTCCTCGCGCTCATGCTCACGGTTGCCGTGGCCCCGATCCCGTCGTGGTTGCGCCGCAAGGGCTGGCCGACGTGGGCGTCGTTCCTCGTCACACTGGCACTGGTCTACGGCATTCTGATCGGTCTGTTCGCATCTCTGGTGTTCTCGGTCGCCCGGCTCGCGACGATCCTGCCCACTTACAGCGCCAAGTTCAACGATCTCGTCGGCGACTTCAAGAGCTTCCTCACCTCGCACGGGGTCAGCGAGGACAAGGTGCACGCCATCCTGTCGAACGTCGATTCCAGCAAGGTGATCTCGGTGGTCACCGACCTGCTGTCGAGCACGCTCAGCATCACCTCGGCACTGATCCTGATCCTCGCCCTGCTGCTGTTCATGGCCGCCGATGCCGTGGGCTACGACGACCGGATGGAGACGTTGCGGCGCACCCGGCCCGACATCGCGGCCGCGTTCTCGTCGTTCTCCCGCGGCACGCGCAGCTACCTGTGGGTGTCCACGGTCTTCGGCTTGATCGTCGCGGTCCTCGACACCGGTGCACTGGCGCTCATGTCGGTGCCGCTGCCGGTGCTGTGGGGGTTGCTGTCGTTCATCACCAACTACATTCCCAATATCGGCTTCGTCATCGGGGTGATTCCGCCGGCACTGCTCGCGTTGCTCGACGGCGGGCCGGACAAGATGCTGCTGGTCATCATCGTCTACAGCGTGATCAACGTGATCATCCAGTCGGTGATCCAGCCGAAGTTCGTCGGCGACGCCGTCGGGCTGTCGACGACGCTCACGTTTGTCTCGCTCCGTTTCTGGTCGTGGGTGATCGGCCCGCTCGGCGCGATCCTCGCCGTGCCCCTGACCATGATGGCCAAGGCACTGCTCATCGACATCGATCCGGCCACCCGATGGGCCGACGTCCTGCTGTCGTCGTCGAGTCCGCGAAAGCCCGACGACGACGCAGCCGAGAGCACGGCCACCGCTGACGATCCACCGGGTGGCGATCCAGACGTGCCGCCCGGGACCGTGGCCTCGACGCCGTGA
- a CDS encoding acyl-CoA dehydrogenase family protein has translation MDFTLTPEQQLLADGLGKFLDARYDLQASREAVKVGAGWQPEIWRALADELGVIGACLPEAVGGDDGGPEELMVVTEALGHALVVEPFVDSVVLGARLLHATGAEPALAAARRIAAGEAVSALAALEDSSGGVLSRIATSADRDGDGWVINGTKAVVTSAPIADYLIVSARTAGEPDDPAGVSLFLLELGDNAPAGLTSHPLRTIDDRVAADLVFTDVRVPADALIAESAIDLLERAWDEATAAVVSEAVGLMRKVFTDTVEYAKQRQQFGVPIGSFQALQHRMVDMHLELEQSVAAQYFAILSLDDAPAERAAAVSAAKATISRAARFIGQNAVQLHGGMGMTEELAIGHYFKRLTAVEYEFGTADAHLARFAASS, from the coding sequence ATGGACTTCACACTGACACCCGAGCAGCAACTCCTCGCCGACGGGCTGGGCAAGTTCCTCGACGCCCGCTACGACCTGCAGGCCAGCCGTGAGGCGGTCAAGGTCGGAGCCGGATGGCAGCCCGAGATCTGGCGTGCACTCGCCGACGAACTCGGCGTCATCGGGGCCTGCCTGCCCGAGGCCGTGGGTGGCGACGACGGCGGACCCGAAGAGCTGATGGTGGTGACCGAGGCGTTGGGCCATGCCCTCGTCGTCGAACCGTTCGTCGACTCGGTGGTCCTCGGCGCACGCCTGTTGCACGCCACCGGCGCCGAGCCCGCCCTGGCCGCGGCCCGGCGGATCGCTGCCGGCGAGGCCGTGAGTGCCCTTGCCGCACTGGAGGATTCCTCCGGAGGCGTACTCTCCCGCATCGCCACGAGCGCCGACCGCGACGGCGACGGCTGGGTCATCAACGGCACCAAGGCCGTCGTCACCTCCGCACCGATCGCCGACTACCTGATCGTCAGCGCACGCACCGCGGGCGAACCCGATGACCCCGCCGGTGTCTCGCTGTTCCTACTCGAACTCGGCGACAACGCCCCGGCCGGCCTCACCTCACATCCGTTGCGCACCATCGACGATCGGGTGGCCGCCGACCTGGTGTTCACCGATGTCCGGGTACCCGCCGACGCGCTGATCGCCGAGAGCGCCATCGACCTTCTCGAACGCGCCTGGGACGAGGCGACCGCCGCGGTGGTCTCCGAGGCCGTCGGCCTGATGCGCAAGGTCTTCACCGACACCGTCGAGTACGCCAAACAGCGACAGCAGTTCGGCGTGCCGATCGGCAGTTTCCAGGCGCTGCAGCACCGCATGGTCGACATGCACCTCGAGCTCGAACAGTCGGTCGCGGCACAGTATTTCGCGATCCTGTCGCTCGACGACGCGCCCGCCGAACGTGCGGCTGCGGTCTCTGCCGCGAAGGCCACCATTTCCCGCGCGGCCCGCTTCATCGGCCAGAACGCGGTGCAGTTGCACGGCGGCATGGGCATGACCGAGGAACTGGCCATCGGGCATTACTTCAAGCGCCTCACCGCCGTCGAATACGAGTTCGGTACCGCCGACGCACATCTCGCGAGGTTCGCGGCGTCTTCCTGA
- a CDS encoding TIGR03086 family metal-binding protein, giving the protein MRDEATRLAEALDGFVAVVDVLDDCDWPRPSRCAGWSVADVVGHIIAVTDKFTSFARAETDTPRTAPAPRGDPAPLRRALAESVAASADAWPSCDGSRRCRLPFGTFSAVQAASINMMDALVHAWDIAAANGIDYRMPSRAIGPAIVIARRLVTPEAVAGGQYASGHLLPEPAADAEALLLRLTGRDPATGPRR; this is encoded by the coding sequence ATGCGTGACGAGGCAACCCGGTTGGCCGAGGCGCTCGACGGCTTCGTCGCCGTCGTCGACGTGCTCGACGACTGCGACTGGCCCCGACCGTCGCGGTGCGCGGGATGGTCGGTGGCCGACGTGGTCGGCCACATCATCGCCGTGACCGACAAGTTCACGTCGTTCGCTCGTGCCGAGACCGATACACCGCGCACAGCGCCGGCGCCGCGCGGTGATCCGGCCCCACTTCGACGTGCGTTGGCCGAGTCGGTTGCGGCGAGTGCCGACGCGTGGCCGTCGTGTGATGGATCGCGCAGGTGTCGGTTGCCGTTCGGCACCTTCAGTGCCGTCCAGGCGGCATCGATCAACATGATGGACGCGCTGGTACACGCCTGGGATATCGCGGCGGCAAACGGTATCGACTATCGGATGCCTTCGCGCGCAATCGGTCCGGCGATCGTCATCGCCCGGCGGCTCGTCACGCCGGAGGCCGTTGCGGGGGGTCAGTACGCATCCGGGCACCTACTCCCGGAGCCGGCAGCGGACGCCGAGGCATTGCTCCTGCGCCTGACCGGGCGCGACCCGGCCACCGGGCCGCGTAGATAG